From Parasteatoda tepidariorum isolate YZ-2023 chromosome 1, CAS_Ptep_4.0, whole genome shotgun sequence, one genomic window encodes:
- the LOC107443816 gene encoding NADH dehydrogenase [ubiquinone] 1 alpha subcomplex subunit 11, translated as MRKEAFTVEFYDFQKSPDGHDCLEKTYYFTKYAGIFGAVFSFYEAALFSKPTTVYGTLARFGRFTLPFAGMGFVFGSSVCVLAHLRKKNDVPNHVIAGALAGSIWGFKYNSVRIGHTWGLFFAILAGYIKFFEVNKIPMLNRAPEWITQNRPNLHWGIKLYDDPGRPDEA; from the exons ATGAGAAAGGAAGCTTTTACAGTTGagttttatgattttcaaaaaagtccAGATGGACATGATTGTCTCGAAAAAAcgtattattttactaaatatgctGGGATATTCG GTGCTGTGTTTTCTTTCTATGAAGCTGCCTTATTTTCTAAGCCGACTACTGTGTATGGGACCTTAGCAAGATTTGGACGTTTCACATTACCTTTTG ctgGTATGGGATTTGTATTTGGTTCCTCAGTATGCGTTCTTGCTCATTTGAGGAAGAAAAATGATGTACCTAATCATGTAATTGCTGGTGCATTAGCTGGATCTATTTGGGGatttaaat ataatagTGTTAGGATAGGCCACACTTGGGGTCTCTTCTTTGCAATACTAGCTGGATACATCAAATTCTTTGAGGTGAATAAGATCCCAATGCTTAATAGAGCTCCAGAATGGATAACTCAAAACCGACCCAATTTGCACTGGGGTATCAAATTGTATGATGATCCTGGCCGCCCAGACGAAGCTTAG
- the LOC107443820 gene encoding ADP-ribosylation factor 6: MGKLLSKIFGNKEMRILMLGLDAAGKTTVLYKLKLGQSVTTIPTVGFNVETVSYKNVRFNVWDVGGQDKIRPLWRHYYAGTQGLIFVVDCADWDRIEESKQELHKIINDREMRDAVVLIYANKQDLPNAMKPHEVQEKLGLTRIRDRLWYIQPSCATSGDGLYEGLMWLTANNKS; this comes from the exons ATGGGCAagcttttatcaaaaatttttggaaataaagaGATGAGAATATTGATGTTAGGACTAGATGCTGCAGGAAAGACAA ctgttttatataaattgaagcTTGGTCAGTCTGTTACAACCATTCCTACTGTTGGATTTAATGTAGAAactgtttcttataaaaatgttcgcTTTAATGTTTGG GATGTTGGTGGGCAGGATAAAATCCGCCCCCTATGGAGACATTACTATGCCGGGACGCAAGgtctaatttttgttgttgattgtGCAGACTGGGACAGGATTGAAGAATCTAAACAAGAATTGCATAAGATCATAAATGATCGAGAAATGCGAGATGCAGTTGTTCTAATATACGCTAATAAGCAAGACTTGCCTAatg CAATGAAGCCTCATGAAGTGCAAGAAAAGTTGGGTCTAACTAGAATAAGAGATCGCCTGTGGTACATTCAGCCATCGTGTGCCACTAGTGGTGATGGACTTTATGAAGGTCTTATGTGGTTGACTGCCAACAACAAATCTTGA